From Rhodamnia argentea isolate NSW1041297 chromosome 10, ASM2092103v1, whole genome shotgun sequence, a single genomic window includes:
- the LOC125312427 gene encoding heavy metal-associated isoprenylated plant protein 9-like, whose amino-acid sequence MGEEAKQEEVKAKAKPEEKKEEPPQPPSPVVLYIDLHCVGCAKKIEKLIMKIRGVEAVVIDMAQNQVTLKGVVDPQVACNMIMKRTKRRVKVISPSLPAAEGEAAAPQLGSSQVCGSTTVELNVNMHCEACAEQLKRKILKMRGVQTAATELSTGKVTVTGTMEADKLVDYVYRRTRKQARIVPRPEPELEKKEEEKEAEKPAEETKAEGKKEENGEQKSEDKPEEKKGNKGEEEGGGESKEEEAEKEGEEEQEAATANHTIVDDEGMRRMMHYYQSLYVIERLPPPQLFSDENPNACCIS is encoded by the exons ATGGGGGAAGAGGCAAAACAG GAAGAGGTTAAGGCAAAGGCCAAGCcagaggagaagaaggaagagccACCACAGCCACCCTCTCCAGTCGTCTTGTATATCGACCTGCATTGTGTTGGGTGTGCCAAGAAAATTGAGAAGCTCATCATGAAAATAAGAG GAGTGGAAGCAGTGGTGATCGATATGGCTCAAAACCAAGTGACATTGAAAGGCGTAGTCGATCCTCAAGTGGCTTGTAACATGATCATGAAGAGAACCAAGCGGAGAGTCAAAGTTATATCTCCTTCGTTACCTGCGGCCGAAGGCGAAGCAGCAGCTCCACAACTTGGCAGTTCACAG GTTTGTGGATCGACGACTGTGGAGCTGAATGTGAACATGCATTGCGAGGCCTGTGCCGAGCAACTTAAAAGAAAGATCCTCAAAATGAGAG GAGTTCAAACAGCTGCGACAGAACTTAGTACCGGGAAGGTCACAGTGACGGGAACCATGGAAGCAGACAAGCTCGTCGACTATGTCTACCGAAGGACCAGAAAGCAAGCCCGGATAGTTCCTCGACCCGAACCTGAACTcgaaaagaaagaggaggagaaggaagctGAGAAGCCGGCAGAGGAAACGAAAGCcgagggaaagaaagaagagaatggtGAGCAGAAGAGTGAGGATAAGccagaagaaaagaagggaaacaaGGGCGAAGAGGAAGGTGGTGGCGAGAGCAAGGAAGAGGAGGCcgagaaggaaggagaagaagaacaagaagcagCAACGGCGAATCATACTATTGTGGATGACGAGGGTATGAGGAGGATGATGCATTATTATCAGTCACTCTATGTCATTGAGAGACTCCCACCTCCTCAGCTCTTCAGTGATGAGAACCCCAATGCTTGCTGCATCTCCTAG